The proteins below come from a single Fusibacter sp. A1 genomic window:
- a CDS encoding GNAT family N-acetyltransferase: protein MKNHPHILLKSYLNKDDIKAIKTLEQLCKEHDKTSLKLELEYKASISAGADPRLDEISEIMYFEDDSLVGYLGIGNFGSFEPELNGMVHPDYRRKGIFKRLYAQATYECSKTPQPHMLLLTDRDSVSGSTFVKNTGARLHHSEFEMYLDKKTLDQLPAIEPVITLRKASNQDTDEIARQNAVYFGCPIDEVQRLIPEEEEANGMTIFIAECGSTVVGKVHLALYDGVGSIYGLGILEAYRGKGYGKQLLRLGVQELLAKKASDVFLQVEAQNDNALQLYISSGFYVTSTMDYYLK, encoded by the coding sequence ATGAAAAATCATCCGCATATCCTATTGAAAAGCTATTTAAACAAAGACGACATAAAGGCGATCAAGACACTTGAACAACTGTGCAAGGAACATGACAAGACCTCGCTAAAGCTTGAACTCGAATATAAAGCAAGCATTTCAGCCGGTGCAGATCCCAGACTCGATGAAATCAGTGAGATCATGTACTTTGAGGACGACTCACTTGTCGGATACCTGGGAATAGGCAACTTCGGCAGTTTCGAACCGGAGCTCAACGGCATGGTGCATCCCGATTACCGCAGAAAGGGCATCTTCAAAAGACTCTACGCTCAGGCTACCTACGAGTGTTCCAAGACGCCCCAGCCCCATATGCTTCTTTTGACAGACAGGGATTCGGTTTCAGGATCGACCTTTGTAAAAAACACAGGAGCCCGCCTACATCACAGCGAGTTCGAAATGTACCTTGATAAAAAAACGCTTGATCAGTTGCCCGCGATCGAACCTGTCATCACCCTAAGAAAGGCTTCCAATCAAGACACCGATGAGATAGCAAGGCAAAACGCCGTCTACTTCGGGTGCCCCATCGACGAGGTGCAGCGTCTTATTCCAGAAGAGGAAGAAGCAAATGGCATGACCATTTTCATCGCAGAATGCGGCTCCACCGTAGTCGGAAAGGTTCATCTAGCCCTTTATGACGGCGTGGGCTCAATTTACGGCCTAGGCATACTTGAAGCTTATCGGGGCAAAGGTTACGGAAAGCAGCTTTTAAGACTGGGGGTTCAGGAGCTCCTTGCTAAGAAGGCAAGCGATGTTTTCCTACAGGTGGAGGCACAAAACGACAACGCGCTTCAGCTGTATATTTCGAGTGGCTTTTATGTGACATCCACCATGGATTATTATCTAAAGTAA